From a single Miscanthus floridulus cultivar M001 chromosome 8, ASM1932011v1, whole genome shotgun sequence genomic region:
- the LOC136469672 gene encoding DIBOA-glucoside dioxygenase BX6-like, which yields MSTTEEAAGGYSYDRLSELKAFDDTKAGDKGLLDAGVTTVPAIFCHHQDGPQVSPSSSSGSTISVIPVIDLSAADTTARAEVVAQVKAAAETVGFFQLVNHGTGEGSARLKSRVKLRRTGSVFPSA from the coding sequence ATGTCCACCACGGAAGAAGCCGCCGGTGGCTACAGCTACGACCGCCTGAGCGAGCTGAAGGCGTTCGACGATACCAAGGCCGGCGACAAGGGCCTCTTGGACGCCGGCGTCACGACCGTCCCCGCCATCTTCTGCCACCACCAGGACGGGCCGCAGGTATCGCCCTCTAGCAGCAGCGGCAGCACTATTAGCGTTATCCCGGTCATCGACCTCTCGGCGGCGGACACAACCGCGCGGGCAGAGGTGGTCGCGCAGGTGAAGGCCGCGGCCGAGACGGTGGGGTTCTTCCAGCTGGTGAACCACGGCACGGGAGAAGGATCCGCGCGACTCAAAAGCCGCGTAAAGTTACGCAGAACTGGCTCAGTTTTCCCAAGTGCCTAA
- the LOC136469673 gene encoding exocyst complex component EXO84A-like, which translates to MASLRHRRGIGAAKGYDDYIHDDDGSGTAPDTDTATDPEEEEEDDDEEEEEEEEEEDGRRLHLGLHSMTAKGIQHLCSELLEIKKASEQDFSANVYLSYLSFIRMFQEAGDLDKNVHHLKRQVMAHRRLVQHVSTNCLYSSSSSSMVLPSSGGSKEEAADMDGIGILPYQREHDEELELEVLLSEHRMDEALQLLELQGQALQTMQQQAAGADDDAEAIAFASSVRALSARKARVAARLVSVAENPRTPRPELLRALSGLCRLGDAERANHLLFELHRASVVRGVEDLRASQGHVHNSGGAGGGNYIKDLARVVFSSIVRTSRSFVALHGHPSPYTPRLVRWAREEMEDLSAAFSEYVRSMSSPATAAHSLALALEAAECAVSYSPLLRAVDVVASERDVVALVVPCVRDAVAMYGRHLREVVRLLVASDAWVLGRFLMPPGVVQAAAGAPQAEYCLLTTNGRKFVTLIQEVVEDVAWPLHSLGIGTNDSVGLQLVAELFREYMHSIVELIPRKEAAAPTGDERYTWQLAVLINCTTLVSLFPTMASGVFRTPPSPPSSSGFPVSAQREVVASLISLIKEASGQVWSCFCQQFIRDTMSSSAQGRRFGSRTPPPQAQDSMMPSMALQVVFLRVRRLTEVYGAILSGEDGTMKKLLRELMEAMICWLSSNLDSWAVHGAAQVQLDVHFLLEFAQLGGFCSESIRSSALDLLIKAQEKVAGGELDDVDEVGGGGWAADAAKHAVQVLLAMGDGGVAAVEAGEESDEMARRNGSDEEAGQEEAPEDEDETGTTNKSSDEFISLEDEEDEDDGVRMPAALSSKNQKPGYSEMGDGEERTNIRSGHHPELEQAEGGSDDNVTQDEEGTCHDAVQQQVEEQSSSSWEDIIDGEGGGGGSSRMRRQSTPLVMVAGKNAPSRSRKKREAVSRSSKPTWVRFPLFLISFRLVFLVVLSFFVGGDLAVLLFPIGGDLAVLSFPDGGD; encoded by the exons ATGGCGTCTCTGAGGCACCGCCGCGGCATCGGAGCCGCCAAGGGCTACGACGATTACATCCATGACGACGACGGCAGCGGGACAGCACCTGACACCGACACCGCCACGgatccggaggaggaggaggaggacgatgacgaggaggaagaagaggaggaggaggaggaggacggccgCCGCCTGCACCTGGGACTCCACTCCATGACTGCAAAG GGCATACAACACCTGTGCTCTGAGCTCCTCGAAATCAAGAAGGCCTCGGAGCAAGACTTCAGCGCTAATGTTTATCTCAGCTACCTCTccttcattag GATGTTCCAAGAAGCTGGTGATCTGGACAAGAACGTTCACCACCTGAAGCGTCAGGTGATGGCACACAGGCGGCTCGTCCAGCATGTCAGCACCAACTGCCTGtactcatcgtcgtcgtcatcgatgGTACTACCTAGTTCCGGCGGTTCCAAGGAGGAGGCCGCCGACATGGACGGGATTGGAATCCTGCCATATCAACGTGAACACGACGAGGAGCTGGAACTGGAGGTGCTTCTGTCCGAGCACCGGATGGACGAGGCGCTCCAGCTCCTGGAGCTGCAAGGCCAAGCGCTGCAGACGATGCAGCAGCAGGCCGCCGGCGCCGACGACGACGCCGAAGCGATCGCGTTCGCGTCGAGCGTGCGCGCGTTGTCCGCCAGGAAGGCGAGGGTCGCCGCCCGCCTGGTCTCCGTGGCGGAGAACCCGCGGACGCCGCGGCCCGAGCTCCTCAGGGCCCTCTCCGGCCTCTGCAGGCTCGGAGACGCGGAGCGGGCGAACCACCTGCTCTTCGAGCTGCACCGCGCCAGCGTCGTCCGGGGCGTGGAGGACCTGCGCGCGTCGCAAGGTCACGTCCACAacagcggcggcgccggcggcggcaacTACATCAAGGACCTGGCGCGCGTGGTCTTCTCCTCCATCGTGCGGACGTCGAGGAGCTTCGTGGCGCTGCACGGGCACCCGTCTCCCTACACCCCTCGGCTCGTCCGGTGGGCGAGGGAGGAGATGGAGGACCTGAGCGCCGCCTTCTCCGAGTACGTGAGGTCCATGTCGTCGCCCGCTACTGCCGCCCACAGCTTGGCTCTGGCGCTGGAGGCCGCCGAGTGCGCGGTCTCCTACTCCCCCCTGCTGAGGGCCGTCGACGTCGTCGCCTCCGAGCGAGACGTGGTTGCCCTCGTCGTGCCCTGCGTCCGAGACGCCGTGGCCATGTATGGCAGGCATCTCAGGGAGGTGGTCCGGCTGTTGGTGGCTTCCGACGCCTGGGTGCTCGGCAGGTTCCTCATGCCACCTGGAGTCGTGCAGGCTGCTGCTGGAGCACCGCAGGCTGAGTACTGCTTGCTGACAACCAACGGAAGGAAATTTGTCACCCTTATACAG GAGGTTGTGGAAGACGTAGCCTGGCCGTTGCACAGCCTTGGGATTGGGACGAACGATTCAGTAGGCCTGCAGCTTGTGGCAGAGTTGTTCAGGGAGTACATGCACTCCATCGTGGAGCTCATCCCCAGAAAGGAAGCAGCTGCTCCGACCGGCGACGAGCGGTACACGTGGCAGCTCGCCGTGCTAATCAACTGCACGACGTTGGTGTCCCTGTTTCCGACCATGGCGTCCGGCGTCTTCAGGACACCGCCATCACCACCGTCGTCGTCGGGTTTTCCGGTATCAGCACAGAGGGAAGTAGTGGCCAGCCTCATCTCGCTGATCAAGGAAGCGTCCGGGCAGGTGTGGAGCTGCTTCTGCCAGCAGTTCATACGAGACACGATGTCGTCGTCAGCGCAGGGCCGCCGCTTCGGAAGCAGAACACCGCCGCCGCAGGCGCAGGACTCGATGATGCCTTCTATGGCTTTACAGGTGGTGTTCCTTCGGGTGAGACGTCTGACCGAGGTGTATGGCGCGATCTTGAGCGGCGAGGACGGGACCATGAAGAAGCTGCTGCGGGAGCTGATGGAGGCGATGATCTGCTGGCTCTCCAGCAACCTGGACTCGTGGGCCGTCCATGGCGCCGCCCAAGTCCAGCTTGATGTTCATTTCCTGCTGGAATTCGCGCAACTCGGTGGTTTCTGCTCTGAGAGCATCAGGAGCAGTGCGCTGGACCTGCTTATCAAAGCACAAGAGAAGGTGGCGGGTGGCGAACTGGATGACGTCGAtgaggtcggcggcggcggctgggctgccgatgctgcAAAACACGCCGTGCAGGTGCTACTAGCAATGGGGGATGGAGGCGTAGCTGCCGTGGAAGCTGGAGAGGAATCCGATGAGATGGCAAGGAGGAACGGCAGTGACGAAGAAGCAGGCCAAGAGGAAGCacccgaggatgaggatgagacaGGGACGACCAACAAGTCCAGCGACGAGTTCATAAGcttggaggacgaggaggacgaagACGACGGCGTGAGAATGCCTGCTGCTTTGTCATCAAAGAATCAGAAGCCCGGGTATTCAGAAATGGGCGATGGCGAAGAGCGGACGAATATTCGATCAGGCCATCATCCCGAGCTTGAGCAGGCTGAGGGCGGAAGTGACGACAACGTGACACAAGATGAAGAAGGGACGTGCCATGATGCCGTACAACAGCAGGTTGAAGAGCAAAGCAGCAGTAGCTGGGAGGACATTATTGATGGCGAAGGAGGCGGCGGTGGGAGCAGCAGGATGCGGCGTCAGTCAACTCCTCTTGTGATGGTGGCAGGGAAGAATGCTCCTAGCCGGAGCAGAAAAAAGAGGGAGGCAGTGAGCAGAAGCAGCAAGCCCACATG GGTCCGTTTTCCCCTTTTCCTCATTTCATTCCGTCTCGTCTTCCTTGTGGTGCTCTCGTTTTTCGTCGGCGGCGACCTCGCGGTGCTCTTGTTCCCCATCGGCGGCGACCTTGCAGTGCTCTCATTCCCCGATGGCGGCGACTGA